In one Nicotiana sylvestris chromosome 8, ASM39365v2, whole genome shotgun sequence genomic region, the following are encoded:
- the LOC104218599 gene encoding uncharacterized protein translates to MVDGTFLKSAYMGIMLTASTMDAAARSYTLDEFNERMLKIEEVDPRVKSYLYDIGYHRWSRVHATVNRTWTMTLNIAESLNAVTKDAKELSIFDLLEYMRTLLERWTNEKLLKAKGTFTFLGAKFNKELDDNRTLSQKLRARSVYLVRASTDHIYTVLDGVERYIVCLENKKYSCGQFQLEELPCAHALAALRHRNETYENYCSPYYTRESLLRTYEMPVNPLPDESK, encoded by the exons ATGGTTGATGGGACATTCTTAAAGTCAGCTTACATGGGGATTATGCTGACAGCAAGCACCATGGATGCAGCAG CACGGTCATACACTctggatgaatttaatgaaaggatgttGAAGATTGAAGAGGTAGACCCACGTGTGAAATCTTACCTATATGATATTGGTTATCATAGATGGTCAAGAGTACATGCAACAGTGAATAGAACGTGGACAATGACATTAAATATTGCAGAGTCATTGAACGCAGTAACAAAAGATGCAAAAGAGCTGTCGATATTTGACCTTTTAGAGTATATGCGGACACTGCTAGAACGTTGGACCAATGAAAAGTTATTGAAGGCGAAGGGTACTTTCACATTTCTTGGGGCCAAATTCAACAAAGAATTAGATGACAACAGAACATTATCTCAGAAGCTTAGGGCAAGATCTGTTTATTTG gtgagggcttcaacagaTCATATATATACTGTGTTAGATGGTGTGGAGCGGTACATTGTGTGTCTAGAAAACAAGAAATATAGTTGTGGCCAATTCCAACTTGAAGAACTTCCATGTGCGCATGCTTTGGCAGCATTAAGGCACAGGAATGAAACATATGAAAACTATTGCTCTCCGTATTACACAAGGGAGAGCCTTCTGCGTACGTATGAAATGCCAGTAAATCCTCTTCCTGATGAAAGCAAATGA
- the LOC104236498 gene encoding large ribosomal subunit protein uL30y-like — protein sequence MGEEVKGAVPVPESVLKKQKRSQEWALAKMQELEAAKKKSAENRKLIYNRAKQYAKEYEQQDKELIRLKREARLKGGFYVDPEAKLLFIIRIRGINAMAPQTKKILQLLRLRQIFNGVFLKVNKATVNMLHRVEPYVTYGYPNLKSVRELIYKRGFGKVDKQRIALTDNSVIEQVLGKHGIICMEDLVHEILTVGPHFKEANNFLWPFQLKAPLGGLKKKRNHYVEGGDAGNRENYINELIRRMN from the exons ATGGGCGAGGAAGTTAAGGGAGCTGTTCCAGTTCCAGAGTCAGTGCTGAAGAAGCAAAAAAGGAGTCAGGAATGGGCCCTTGCAAAAATGCAAGAGCTCGAAGCTGCAAAGAAGAAGAGTGCCGAGAACCGGAAATTGATCTACAACAGGGCTAAGCAGTATGCTAAGGAGTATGAGCAGCAG GATAAAGAGTTGATTCGTTTGAAGCGCGAGGCTAGATTGAAGGGTGGTTTCTATGTTGACCCTGAGGCAAAGCTGTTGTTCATCATTAGGATCCGTGG GATTAACGCTATGGCCCCACagaccaaaaagattttgcagCTTCTACGGTTGAGACAG ATCTTTAACGGTGTCTTTTTGAAAGTCAACAAAGCTACCGTGAACATGCTTCACAGGGTTGAACCTTATGTTACCTATGG TTATCCTAACCTGAAAAGTGTTAGAGAATTGATCTACAAGAGAGGTTTCGGGAAAGTTGACAAGCAGAGAATTGCTTTAACTGACAACTCTGTCATTGAGCAG GTGTTGGGTAAACATGGAATTATCTGCATGGAAGACCTAGTCCATGAGATCTTGACCGTAGGACCCCATTTCAAGGAGGCCAACAACTTCCTATGGCCATTCCAGCTTAAGGCACCTTTGGGTGGACTCAAGAAGAAAAGGAATCACTATGTTGAAGGAGGTGATGCTGGTAATCGCGAGAACTATATCAATGAACTTATTAGGAGGATGAACTAA